In Treponema sp. OMZ 798, the following proteins share a genomic window:
- a CDS encoding long-chain fatty acid--CoA ligase — MFKGEDKEFKSLSYKELYETGLDFAAGLLSIGARPKDHIGLIADNRKEWLHSSFGIMNIGAADVPRGCDATEQEITHILSFSECKFAVLENEAQIRKVLTHLAEIPLLESIISIDNADFKKLEEEFKLKERKIEFHTYADIINLGKTARIEGKFKPEEYAENVDTDDLASIIFTSGTTGNPKGVMMTHRNFMTQLVELPDRIILKPGQKAICVLPVWHSFERACEYVIIISGGTIAYSKPIGSVLLADMVKINPTLFPSVPRIWEAVYDGIFKVMKKRGRPLYYLFLFFVDVGIKTMRLKRRVTGQCPHFQRRSKFIYPVLAVLPLLCIAPLYYIGDLIIYRTIRKKFGKCFRAGVSGGGALPPNVDEFFWAVRINVMEGYGITETAPVISVRPMPRPVFGTLGKPLACFETKIIDKNGKELPHNRKGLLLVKGDAVTKGYYKDPERTAEVIDKDGWFDTGDLAMKTIDGELILKGRRKNTIVLRGGENIEPVPIEVKLQESPLISIAVVLGQDQRSLGALIVVHKENLQSWAANNGLRNVPVSELVHDSNVQKMYEAEVAELVNSKTGFKLFERINKIVLLPEEFQAGRELSAKGEMMRHKINQLYRKEIYELFK; from the coding sequence ATGTTTAAGGGTGAAGATAAGGAATTTAAAAGCCTTTCTTACAAAGAGCTTTACGAAACTGGGCTTGATTTTGCGGCAGGCTTGCTTTCTATAGGGGCAAGACCCAAGGATCATATCGGTCTTATAGCCGATAACCGTAAAGAATGGCTTCATTCAAGTTTCGGTATTATGAATATCGGGGCAGCTGATGTTCCGCGGGGCTGCGATGCTACCGAGCAGGAAATTACCCACATTCTTTCGTTTTCGGAATGTAAATTTGCAGTTTTAGAAAATGAAGCTCAAATCCGAAAAGTCCTTACCCATCTGGCAGAAATCCCCCTTTTGGAGTCGATTATCAGCATTGATAATGCCGATTTTAAAAAACTTGAAGAAGAATTCAAGCTTAAAGAAAGAAAGATTGAATTTCATACCTATGCCGATATTATTAATCTGGGGAAGACTGCAAGAATTGAAGGTAAATTTAAGCCTGAAGAATATGCCGAAAATGTCGATACCGATGATTTGGCTTCGATAATCTTTACATCAGGCACTACGGGCAATCCTAAGGGGGTTATGATGACCCATAGGAACTTTATGACACAGCTTGTTGAGCTTCCCGATAGGATTATCCTTAAACCCGGACAAAAGGCTATATGTGTTCTTCCTGTCTGGCACTCATTTGAAAGAGCCTGCGAGTACGTTATAATAATTTCAGGCGGTACTATTGCTTATTCAAAGCCTATAGGAAGCGTTCTTTTAGCAGATATGGTAAAGATAAATCCGACTCTTTTCCCCTCTGTTCCTCGAATTTGGGAAGCAGTTTACGACGGTATTTTTAAGGTGATGAAAAAAAGAGGAAGACCGCTTTACTATCTTTTCTTATTCTTTGTTGATGTAGGAATAAAGACGATGCGCTTAAAGCGCAGAGTTACCGGGCAGTGCCCGCATTTCCAAAGAAGAAGCAAGTTTATATATCCCGTATTGGCTGTGCTTCCTCTTTTATGTATAGCCCCTCTTTATTATATAGGAGATCTTATTATTTACCGCACGATCCGAAAAAAATTCGGTAAATGCTTTAGGGCCGGCGTTTCAGGCGGAGGAGCCTTGCCGCCCAATGTTGACGAATTTTTTTGGGCAGTCCGCATAAATGTCATGGAAGGCTACGGTATTACCGAGACGGCGCCCGTTATTTCGGTCCGTCCCATGCCGAGACCCGTGTTCGGCACTCTGGGTAAGCCTCTTGCATGCTTTGAGACGAAAATTATCGACAAAAACGGAAAAGAGCTTCCTCATAACCGAAAGGGTCTGCTCCTTGTAAAAGGAGATGCCGTAACAAAGGGCTATTATAAGGACCCTGAACGAACTGCAGAAGTTATCGATAAGGACGGATGGTTTGATACCGGAGACCTTGCAATGAAGACAATTGACGGAGAGCTGATTCTTAAAGGGCGCCGAAAAAATACGATAGTTTTACGAGGCGGCGAAAACATAGAGCCTGTTCCGATTGAGGTAAAACTGCAAGAATCTCCCTTAATTTCGATTGCTGTTGTTTTAGGACAGGATCAAAGGTCTTTGGGTGCCTTGATAGTTGTTCATAAAGAAAACCTTCAATCATGGGCCGCAAATAACGGTTTACGAAACGTTCCCGTATCAGAGCTTGTACATGACTCTAATGTACAAAAAATGTATGAGGCTGAGGTTGCAGAGCTGGTCAATTCTAAAACGGGCTTTAAGCTGTTTGAAAGGATAAACAAGATTGTGCTTCTTCCGGAAGAGTTCCAAGCAGGAAGGGAGTTGTCTGCAAAGGGCGAGATGATGCGCCATAAGATAAATCAGCTTTACCGCAAAGAAATATACGAGCTCTTTAAATAA
- a CDS encoding penicillin-binding protein 1A, whose product MNKLSKIVYLYLILIFLILAGGAFALGTILAMTKNIKQSELFVDFNPALPSRILDIRGDLITEFSLDEKRELINYGDISPNLIAALLAREDRLFYEHKGFRIKSIIRAVIGQLTGRSLGGGSTITQQIAGLLYCDRTDKSVKRKVKELWWAIQMERRHSKDEIMMLYLNEAYFGGGTNGVSAASRFYFGHSAAELTPAEAAILIIQLSNPTRYNPFNYPNRAKERQENVLEGMIGLGFISKEEAAESFEDYWANFDYTRIALSAWLTREDKARWFSEYVRREVADNMMYGTMNLYKDGYTVHTTCDLRHQEIADREFQKYIAIANDRVSASTSTSFSQAEQYSNLTALLSLCFGIESLNVGEKQLKVKTHSYYRNELNNTIDVLALMCGIDNLKTLTKQSTAKMQEVLMERVVEGTFISIENETGYITALIGGSQYSETNQLIRATQSKLQVGSTIKPLIYSAAVDEKVITASTRLDDTPQVFESVDGVQYIPNNYGGKWNGTVLVYKALPLSLNIPAIKTLELVGFDRAIDRISSLMGITDPVEIDKTFEKVYPLALGISAVTPVQLLRAFAIFGNQGRAVDPIAVRAIENRDGVTIMDPELDLRIEQRKRGTAMQVISPSNAFIMTEILKKTITLGTLFSASSGGNKFDYKDEKTGKVFRMPMAAKTGTTQNWSDSWAAIYSPYYSAIAWYGFDRGGYSLGTDNTGAALSGYVAANFMREVHKNKPFKDFVRPEKGVIMVDVCKKSGMIPSENCTDETITLPFLYGTEPTEVCTEHTAGIKLRDIGIDRIKDSGMAQGEEEIKIDTAPIEIDPSVFMDPPADGENVSETENTDEASTQSESNEQNTEEGGESENPWI is encoded by the coding sequence ATGAATAAGCTGAGCAAGATAGTATATCTATATCTTATTTTAATTTTTTTGATCCTGGCAGGAGGAGCCTTTGCCCTCGGAACAATACTGGCAATGACAAAAAATATAAAACAGAGTGAATTATTTGTCGACTTCAATCCGGCCCTGCCGTCAAGAATATTGGATATCAGAGGGGATCTAATCACCGAATTTTCTTTGGACGAAAAACGGGAGCTTATCAACTACGGAGATATTTCGCCTAACCTGATTGCGGCTCTTTTAGCCCGTGAGGACCGCCTCTTCTATGAACACAAGGGTTTTAGAATCAAATCAATCATCAGGGCTGTCATAGGGCAGCTTACAGGAAGGTCCTTAGGAGGCGGAAGTACAATTACTCAGCAAATTGCAGGTCTCCTATATTGCGACAGAACCGATAAAAGCGTAAAAAGAAAGGTAAAAGAACTTTGGTGGGCTATCCAGATGGAAAGGCGGCACTCAAAAGACGAGATAATGATGCTCTACCTAAATGAAGCCTATTTTGGAGGCGGAACAAACGGGGTAAGCGCAGCCTCCCGTTTTTACTTCGGACACTCTGCTGCTGAACTTACGCCGGCAGAAGCTGCCATCTTAATCATTCAACTTTCAAACCCGACAAGATATAATCCCTTTAATTACCCGAACAGGGCGAAGGAAAGACAGGAAAATGTCCTTGAAGGTATGATAGGCTTAGGCTTTATATCGAAGGAAGAGGCTGCTGAATCTTTTGAAGACTACTGGGCTAACTTTGACTATACCCGAATTGCCCTGTCGGCATGGCTTACCCGTGAGGACAAAGCCAGATGGTTTTCGGAATATGTAAGGCGTGAAGTAGCGGATAATATGATGTACGGAACTATGAACCTTTATAAGGACGGGTATACCGTACATACAACCTGCGATTTAAGGCATCAAGAAATAGCCGATAGGGAGTTTCAAAAATACATTGCAATAGCTAATGACAGGGTTTCGGCCTCAACATCCACATCATTCAGTCAGGCGGAGCAATACAGTAACCTTACGGCCCTATTAAGCCTATGCTTCGGAATAGAATCCCTAAATGTCGGAGAAAAACAGCTCAAGGTAAAAACTCACTCCTATTACCGTAACGAATTAAATAATACGATAGATGTGCTTGCCCTAATGTGCGGTATAGACAATTTAAAAACTCTTACAAAACAATCTACTGCTAAGATGCAGGAAGTCTTAATGGAAAGGGTGGTAGAAGGTACCTTTATTTCTATCGAAAATGAAACCGGATATATAACGGCCTTGATAGGAGGAAGTCAATATAGTGAAACCAACCAGCTTATAAGGGCAACCCAATCAAAACTGCAGGTAGGAAGTACTATAAAGCCTCTGATATACTCTGCAGCCGTAGACGAAAAGGTAATTACAGCTTCTACAAGGCTGGATGATACACCTCAGGTTTTTGAGTCAGTCGACGGAGTACAGTATATTCCGAACAACTACGGCGGAAAATGGAATGGAACTGTTTTGGTATATAAGGCGCTCCCCCTTTCATTAAATATTCCGGCTATAAAAACTCTCGAATTAGTAGGCTTTGATAGGGCCATAGACCGCATTTCAAGCCTTATGGGCATCACAGATCCTGTCGAAATCGATAAAACCTTTGAAAAGGTTTATCCTTTAGCCCTCGGAATAAGTGCCGTAACACCTGTCCAGCTTTTAAGAGCCTTTGCAATCTTTGGAAATCAGGGGCGTGCCGTAGATCCGATAGCCGTAAGAGCGATAGAAAATAGGGACGGAGTTACAATCATGGATCCTGAACTTGATCTTCGCATTGAGCAGCGAAAGCGGGGAACGGCTATGCAGGTTATAAGTCCAAGCAATGCCTTTATAATGACCGAAATTTTAAAAAAGACAATTACTTTGGGAACCTTGTTCAGTGCTTCTTCAGGCGGTAATAAATTCGATTATAAAGATGAAAAAACAGGAAAGGTCTTTAGGATGCCGATGGCCGCAAAGACCGGAACAACACAGAACTGGTCGGACTCATGGGCTGCGATATATTCTCCATATTATTCTGCGATTGCATGGTACGGTTTTGACAGGGGAGGATACTCTTTAGGAACCGATAATACCGGAGCCGCTCTTTCTGGTTATGTAGCGGCAAACTTTATGCGTGAGGTTCATAAAAATAAGCCTTTTAAAGACTTTGTAAGACCGGAAAAAGGCGTAATTATGGTTGATGTATGTAAAAAATCGGGAATGATTCCTTCGGAGAACTGCACAGATGAAACCATTACCCTTCCCTTTTTATACGGAACCGAACCGACCGAGGTATGTACTGAACATACAGCAGGTATAAAATTAAGGGACATAGGTATAGACAGAATAAAGGACTCAGGCATGGCTCAAGGTGAAGAAGAAATCAAAATAGACACGGCACCTATTGAAATAGATCCTTCAGTTTTTATGGATCCTCCGGCAGACGGTGAAAACGTAAGCGAAACTGAAAATACCGATGAAGCATCAACGCAATCGGAATCTAACGAACAAAACACTGAAGAAGGCGGAGAATCGGAAAATCCATGGATATAA